A genomic stretch from Vanrija pseudolonga chromosome 6, complete sequence includes:
- the SAT17_0 gene encoding Taurine hydroxylase-like protein SAT17 — protein sequence MAPVAVPLATEPKAPANDVVKPLLTSGQHEPLFDILTPYEQFPKEVTGPTVWTKEEFESNPKAWKWRWTPEQIADLEAAYDEWEKTGKSLPEINRDSFPLANATRTFLAGIREHIVNGAGFALIQGLPTDNWSVVKSSAIYLAIGSVIGIPVSQNGKGHILGHVKDLGNDPTQIHKVRIYTTTARQYFHTDSGDIVGLLCLHRAKEGGESDVVSAHNLWNTLQKERPDVAELLAKPDWYFDRKGEVSDGQKEWVQQAVFYWHDGHLVSHYDPYYVRSITRFIEAGQIPGHSPAQLEAIEVLEATAQRLALHMILEVGDLQFVADTHVLHARTAYVDHLPPAPRRHLLRLWLATPESEGGWKRPFPDSAHIRRGGIQVNSQPHTCPLDAE from the exons atggcccccGTTGCTGTCCCTCTTGCCACGGAGCCCAAGGCCCCCGCCAACGACGTGGTCAAGCCTCTCCTCACGTCTGGCCAGCACGAGCCCCTCTTCGACATTCTCACCCCTTACGAGCAGTTTCCCAAGGAGGTCACTGGCCCCACGGTGTGGACCAAGGAAGAGTTTGAGTCCAACCCCAAGGCCTGGAAGTGGCGCTGGACCCCCGAGCAGattgccgacctcgaggctgCGTACGACGAGTGGGAGAAGACTGGCAAGTCGCTGCCCGAGATCAACCGT GACTCGTTCCCCCTTGCCAACGCTACCCGCACCTTCCTTGCTGGCATCCGCGAGCACATTGTCAACGGTGCGGGCTTTGCTCTCATCCAGGGCCTCCCGACCGACAACTGGTCCGTTGTCAAGTCGTCGGCCATCTACCTCGCTATCGGCAGCGTCATCGGCATCCCCGTGAGCCAGAACGGCAAGGGCCACATCCTCGGCCAtgtcaaggacctcggcaACGACCCCACCCAGATCCACAAGGTGCGCATctacaccaccacggccCGCCAGTACTTCCACACCGACTCgggcgacattgtcggccTTCTCTGTCTCCACCGCGCCAAGGAGGGAGGCGAGAGCGACGTCGTCAGCGCTCACAACCTCTGGAACACGCTCCAGAAGGAGCGCCCTGATGTTGCTGAGCTTCTTGCCAAGCCCGACTGGTACTTTGAccgcaagggcgaggtgTCCGACGGCCAGAAGGAGTGGGTTCAGCAGGCGGTCTTCTACTGGCACGACGGTCATCTGGTTAGCCACTACGACCCTTACTATGTCCGCTCCA TCACTCGCTTCATTGAGGCTGGCCAGATCCCCGGTCACtcccccgcccagctcgaaGCCATCGAGGTTCTCGAGGCTACTGCCCAGCGCCTGGCCCTGCACATGATCCTCGAGGTTGGCGACCTGCAGTTTGTTGCCGACACCCACGTGCTCCATGCTCGCACCGCCTATGTCGACCACCTCCCTCCTGCTCCCCGTCGCCACCTTCTCCGTCTCTGGCTCGCTACCCCCGAGTCTGAGGGTGGGTGGAAGCGCCCCTTCCCCGACTCGGCGCACATTCGTCGTGGCGGTATTCAGGTCAACAGCCAGCCGCACACTTGCCCTCTCGACGCCGAGTAG